In Corynebacterium guangdongense, one DNA window encodes the following:
- a CDS encoding FHA domain-containing protein FhaB/FipA, with amino-acid sequence MDAFVLTALRIGLLVVLWLFIVLALNAMRRDANSAAGARRAGGKATPSPAAPAAPAAPLTREKPTRMTVVDGPLKGSYMDISSAEEIVIGRHQDCDFVLGDDYSSSRHARLFRRGSEWFVEDLESRNGTFLAGYRIDQPERVRAGVDVRMGRTTVRLVP; translated from the coding sequence ATGGACGCGTTCGTTCTCACCGCGCTGCGGATCGGCCTGCTGGTCGTTCTGTGGCTCTTCATCGTTCTGGCTCTCAACGCGATGCGCCGGGACGCCAACAGCGCGGCCGGCGCCCGGCGCGCCGGCGGCAAGGCCACGCCCAGTCCGGCCGCCCCCGCTGCCCCGGCGGCGCCGCTGACGCGCGAGAAACCGACCCGCATGACGGTCGTCGACGGCCCGCTCAAGGGTTCGTACATGGACATCTCCTCGGCCGAGGAGATCGTCATCGGCCGTCACCAGGACTGCGACTTCGTGCTGGGCGACGACTACTCCTCCTCCCGTCACGCCCGGCTTTTCCGTCGCGGCTCGGAGTGGTTCGTCGAGGATCTGGAGTCGCGCAACGGCACGTTCCTGGCCGGCTACCGCATCGACCAGCCGGAGCGGGTCCGTGCCGGCGTCGACGTCCGGATGGGTCGCACGACGGTGAGGCTGGTGCCATGA
- a CDS encoding DUF3662 and FHA domain-containing protein, with protein sequence MSVMLQLAKFDSALQRGLDNAFAWVFGGKVVPAEIEELLKQEAQDNLTSTEDDRLVAPNVFAVGVSSKDLENLSQDLHLPESFADQLTRYARNQGWDLLAPPVVRIAEETGLRTGQLRVSSYASADPEVASGYDAIEHPAAALPHDESSRSGSAPSRSLPKENDVTENINPTSLESVVNLLLQDGSSRTYQVREGSNIIGRSNDADFRLPDTGVSREHAEITWDGNDAVLVDLESTNGTTVNETPIDNWLLGDGDVITMGHSTIEVRINHPRRG encoded by the coding sequence ATGTCCGTCATGCTTCAGTTGGCAAAGTTCGATAGTGCGCTTCAGCGTGGCCTCGACAATGCCTTTGCGTGGGTCTTCGGTGGCAAGGTCGTTCCGGCCGAGATTGAGGAGCTCCTCAAGCAGGAGGCCCAGGACAATCTCACGTCCACCGAGGATGACCGTCTGGTCGCCCCGAACGTGTTCGCCGTCGGCGTCTCGTCGAAGGATCTGGAGAACCTCTCGCAGGATCTGCATCTTCCGGAGAGTTTCGCCGATCAGTTGACCCGCTACGCCCGTAATCAGGGATGGGATCTGCTGGCGCCGCCGGTGGTCCGTATCGCTGAGGAGACTGGTCTGCGCACGGGTCAGCTGCGGGTGTCGTCCTATGCTTCCGCGGATCCGGAGGTGGCCAGTGGTTATGACGCCATCGAGCACCCCGCGGCCGCACTCCCCCATGACGAAAGCTCCCGCTCCGGGAGCGCTCCGAGCCGATCCCTTCCCAAGGAGAATGACGTGACCGAGAACATCAACCCGACTTCCCTGGAGTCGGTGGTCAATCTGCTGCTGCAGGACGGGTCGTCGCGGACCTACCAGGTGCGTGAGGGATCGAACATCATCGGTCGCAGCAACGACGCCGACTTCCGGCTGCCGGACACGGGCGTGTCCCGTGAGCATGCGGAGATCACCTGGGACGGTAATGATGCCGTGCTGGTGGATCTGGAGTCGACGAACGGAACGACGGTCAACGAGACGCCGATCGACAACTGGCTGCTGGGTGACGGTGACGTGATCACGATGGGCCATTCGACGATCGAGGTCCGTATCAACCACCCGCGGCGCGGTTAA